The following are encoded in a window of Prochlorococcus marinus CUG1417 genomic DNA:
- the recO gene encoding DNA repair protein RecO, whose product MSGSGECRLKGLCIKASALGENDRLITILTDEQGIVRLAAPGARRPKSSLAAATPLTYLSLQIFGKRNLKSVRQIKILKSYSGLGKNIECLAAAQAITELTFLLVGNNDKQQNYLSCVLAHLDRIYLYEESKEEDIKMLSMSIQSLIHLLAIGGINLPIHHCCKTGEPIIPPLGNWNWSCYYLPSEGFSSVEDPQSNLKINASEVALLQRLLFPELPIKSNGELLGPKKVWLKILFIIETWIKTQLEKDLSSLKMLRELYS is encoded by the coding sequence ATGTCTGGTTCCGGTGAGTGCAGACTCAAAGGTCTCTGCATAAAAGCTTCTGCCTTAGGCGAGAATGATAGATTAATAACTATTCTTACTGATGAGCAAGGGATTGTTCGATTGGCGGCACCTGGTGCTAGACGTCCTAAAAGTAGTCTTGCCGCAGCAACTCCATTAACATATTTAAGTTTGCAAATTTTTGGGAAAAGAAATCTTAAATCAGTACGTCAAATTAAAATATTAAAAAGCTATTCTGGTCTAGGTAAAAATATTGAATGTCTTGCAGCCGCGCAAGCAATAACTGAATTAACTTTTTTATTAGTAGGTAATAATGACAAGCAACAAAACTATTTGTCTTGTGTTCTTGCACATCTAGATAGGATTTATTTATATGAAGAATCTAAAGAAGAAGATATTAAAATGCTCTCAATGAGTATTCAATCTTTAATCCATCTATTGGCCATTGGAGGTATAAATTTACCAATTCATCATTGCTGTAAAACTGGAGAACCTATTATTCCGCCTTTAGGAAATTGGAATTGGAGTTGTTATTACCTGCCAAGTGAAGGGTTTTCATCCGTGGAAGATCCTCAAAGTAATCTAAAAATAAATGCATCTGAAGTTGCTCTATTACAGAGACTTCTTTTCCCCGAATTACCAATAAAATCTAATGGAGAGTTATTGGGACCTAAAAAGGTCTGGCTTAAAATATTATTTATTATTGAAACTTGGATTAAGACTCAGCTAGAGAAAGATCTATCTTCACTAAAAATGTTGAGAGAATTATATAGTTAG
- the cobI gene encoding precorrin-2 C(20)-methyltransferase — MIINKFLSLLNRYKTDLPTFTIVGVGPGDPSLLTIAAVDAIKKAKVIVFPISDDNKKSFAAEIVKRYTKFKKNVPIIFPMARKDFDPDEIWSNAVEKIVKFIQNGESVVLLCLGDTSLFASSSNILRLIKNNHAEIITKTIPGISSISAAAALNDFDLVKKGETLIIKECPSSESELTTLIRESKANKTVLAIMKVGKRWNLVREILKKEGIINTSLIALSVGMPDQIIQYASQYKKEFMPYFSLILIRLD; from the coding sequence ATGATAATAAATAAGTTCTTAAGTTTACTTAATCGATATAAAACTGATTTACCAACATTCACCATCGTTGGTGTAGGCCCTGGAGATCCATCGCTTTTAACAATTGCTGCTGTGGATGCAATAAAAAAAGCGAAAGTTATAGTTTTTCCAATATCAGATGATAATAAAAAGAGTTTCGCTGCAGAAATAGTCAAGAGATACACCAAATTTAAAAAAAATGTACCTATCATCTTTCCAATGGCTAGGAAGGATTTTGATCCAGATGAAATATGGTCTAATGCTGTAGAAAAAATTGTGAAATTTATACAAAATGGCGAATCAGTTGTTTTACTTTGTCTTGGAGATACTTCACTATTTGCAAGTTCTTCTAATATTTTGAGGTTAATAAAAAATAATCATGCGGAAATTATTACAAAAACAATACCTGGTATTTCCTCTATTTCAGCAGCAGCAGCTTTGAATGATTTTGATTTGGTAAAAAAAGGCGAGACATTGATCATCAAAGAATGTCCTTCTTCAGAATCTGAATTAACAACCCTAATTAGGGAAAGTAAGGCAAATAAAACGGTATTGGCAATTATGAAAGTTGGCAAAAGATGGAATTTAGTCAGGGAAATTTTAAAAAAAGAGGGTATCATCAATACATCATTAATAGCTTTAAGTGTTGGGATGCCTGATCAAATTATTCAATATGCATCCCAATATAAAAAGGAATTTATGCCTTATTTTTCTTTGATTTTGATAAGGTTAGATTAA
- a CDS encoding glycosyltransferase family 4 protein, producing the protein MVHVAWLGKKSPFCGNVTYGNSTTEELKNRGYKISFIHFDNPSSSNLSKPLFLANDPDLSLPYLIKSQVYTIPSPRAEKKLRLSLERLKPDIVHASLTLSPLDFRLPELCNEINVPLIGTFHPPFDAKNRNLTASTQQLTYQLYAPSLAKFDKVIIFSKSQKNVLEKLGVSKEKLVIIPNGVDEKIWKPFCKKNKKYDQVKNKLGNERIFLYMGRIANEKNIESLLRSWRQTKNDNCKLVIVGDGPMKPTLENSFSNLSNEKLIWWGAELDLETRVAIMQIAEVFFLPSLVEGLSLSLLEAMSTGTACVATDAGADGEVLDHGAGIVISTDNVAAQLKTIIPILIEHPSFTKDLGEKARERVLERYTITQNINFLEKVYMNLKR; encoded by the coding sequence GTGGTTCATGTAGCTTGGTTAGGTAAAAAATCACCTTTTTGTGGAAATGTAACCTACGGCAATTCAACTACTGAGGAATTGAAGAACAGAGGGTATAAAATTAGTTTTATTCATTTTGACAATCCCTCTAGCTCAAATTTATCGAAACCATTATTTCTGGCAAATGATCCTGATTTAAGTCTCCCATATTTAATTAAGTCCCAAGTTTATACAATACCCTCACCAAGAGCAGAAAAGAAGTTAAGGCTATCATTGGAAAGATTAAAGCCAGATATAGTCCATGCAAGTCTAACTTTATCTCCTTTAGACTTTAGACTTCCAGAGCTTTGTAATGAAATTAATGTTCCACTTATAGGAACATTTCATCCACCATTTGATGCAAAAAATAGAAATTTAACGGCGAGCACACAACAATTAACATATCAACTTTACGCTCCCTCTTTAGCAAAGTTTGATAAAGTTATTATCTTTTCTAAATCTCAAAAAAATGTTCTTGAAAAATTAGGAGTGTCTAAAGAAAAACTAGTAATAATTCCAAACGGGGTTGATGAAAAAATTTGGAAACCTTTTTGCAAAAAAAATAAAAAATATGATCAGGTAAAAAACAAACTTGGAAATGAAAGAATTTTCTTATACATGGGAAGGATTGCCAATGAGAAAAATATCGAGTCACTCTTACGGTCTTGGCGCCAAACAAAAAACGATAATTGCAAATTAGTTATTGTTGGAGATGGACCAATGAAGCCAACACTTGAAAATAGTTTTTCAAACCTTAGTAATGAGAAATTAATTTGGTGGGGAGCCGAGTTAGATTTAGAAACTAGGGTGGCGATAATGCAAATTGCAGAGGTATTTTTCTTACCAAGCTTAGTAGAGGGTCTATCTTTATCACTTTTAGAGGCAATGTCTACTGGTACCGCATGTGTAGCAACAGATGCAGGGGCTGACGGTGAAGTTTTAGATCACGGAGCAGGAATAGTGATTTCAACCGATAATGTGGCTGCACAATTAAAAACTATAATTCCAATTCTTATAGAACATCCTTCTTTTACAAAAGATCTTGGAGAAAAAGCTAGAGAAAGAGTACTTGAGAGATATACGATTACTCAAAATATAAATTTTCTTGAGAAAGTTTACATGAACCTAAAAAGGTAA
- the proC gene encoding pyrroline-5-carboxylate reductase, with amino-acid sequence MTDKIAIIGFGNIANAIITPLLDKKLIKPENIFCVVKSEKSLENIKKNYRYNINVYKSGSEEAKIIWDCKYKLLSIKPQQFKDITEIRNVENKDNLLVSILAGVSINSLTQKFPNHKCVRVVTNIPITVGKGLTGIAWGENLTKDHKQFTKKLFENTSKIYEFTEDYLDIFLALTSSGPAIIALIIEALSDGGLSGGLPKVLSEQLIMEMIMGTISLIKENQLTPSELKNLVTSPGGTTISALRVLEKKSVRSALIESIVSASNRSKEFR; translated from the coding sequence GTGACTGATAAAATCGCGATTATTGGTTTTGGAAATATTGCAAATGCTATAATTACTCCTCTTTTAGATAAAAAATTAATTAAGCCAGAGAATATTTTTTGTGTTGTAAAATCAGAAAAAAGTCTAGAAAATATAAAAAAAAATTATAGATATAATATAAATGTTTATAAATCAGGCTCTGAAGAGGCGAAAATAATTTGGGATTGTAAATATAAACTTCTTTCGATAAAACCGCAACAATTCAAAGATATAACTGAAATCCGTAATGTAGAAAATAAGGATAATTTGTTAGTTTCAATTCTTGCTGGTGTTTCAATAAATAGTCTTACTCAAAAATTTCCTAACCATAAATGTGTGAGAGTTGTCACAAATATTCCAATAACAGTTGGAAAGGGTTTAACAGGAATTGCTTGGGGTGAAAATCTTACAAAAGATCATAAACAATTTACAAAAAAATTATTTGAAAATACCAGTAAGATTTACGAATTTACTGAAGATTACCTTGATATATTTTTAGCTTTGACATCATCAGGTCCTGCAATTATTGCACTAATTATAGAAGCATTAAGTGATGGAGGGTTGAGCGGCGGGTTGCCAAAAGTTCTTTCAGAACAACTTATTATGGAAATGATAATGGGGACTATCAGTTTAATAAAAGAAAATCAACTAACACCTTCCGAGCTTAAAAATTTGGTAACTTCCCCAGGAGGAACAACTATTTCTGCTTTAAGAGTTTTAGAAAAAAAGAGTGTAAGGTCAGCATTAATTGAATCAATAGTTTCGGCTAGTAATCGAAGTAAAGAGTTTCGTTAG
- a CDS encoding energy-coupling factor transporter transmembrane component T family protein encodes MNLLTQFSVGQYVYGNRSWLRIIDSRLKIIIVMIFLITPIWAGPIWRLSLVGFLLLITFVSLLPSRVWWRSLFLLSCLSLVIGFISILASSDVQSIDSYLRNPSELQVVLESYKEWNILQIPSQKIWFINFGPFNLSRKAFELGIKTSTLIFTVIHSVNLMLLTTLQEDIVWGLSWFMYPLRKIGLPISKWLFQLLIALRFIPLVQEEFQNIIKSVSVRSINFRKLGLKKSFNVFLTLVERLFQNILLRIDQGSESLLSKKKIIMKTKRFRTLYPSKSLNVIVNTLSICFICIAIFLRKLYGAL; translated from the coding sequence ATGAATTTACTAACCCAATTTTCTGTTGGACAATACGTTTATGGCAATAGAAGTTGGCTAAGAATTATAGATAGTAGATTGAAAATAATTATTGTAATGATATTTTTAATCACTCCAATTTGGGCAGGTCCAATTTGGAGATTGAGTTTAGTTGGTTTTTTATTATTAATTACTTTTGTAAGTTTATTGCCATCCAGAGTTTGGTGGCGATCATTATTTTTACTCTCATGTTTATCGCTAGTAATAGGATTTATATCAATACTTGCTTCTTCTGATGTTCAATCTATCGATAGCTACTTAAGAAACCCCAGCGAGTTGCAAGTAGTACTGGAAAGCTATAAAGAATGGAATATTTTGCAAATTCCTTCTCAGAAGATTTGGTTTATAAATTTTGGTCCCTTTAACTTATCAAGAAAAGCCTTTGAACTAGGAATAAAAACTTCTACTTTGATATTTACCGTTATTCATAGTGTGAATTTGATGCTTTTGACCACATTGCAAGAAGACATTGTATGGGGATTAAGTTGGTTTATGTATCCATTAAGAAAGATTGGATTACCAATAAGTAAGTGGCTTTTTCAGTTATTAATTGCATTACGTTTTATTCCTCTAGTGCAGGAAGAATTTCAAAATATAATTAAATCAGTATCAGTAAGATCAATAAATTTTCGAAAATTAGGTTTAAAGAAATCCTTTAATGTCTTTTTAACCTTAGTGGAAAGGTTATTTCAAAATATATTACTAAGAATTGATCAAGGATCAGAGTCATTGCTTTCAAAGAAAAAAATTATTATGAAAACTAAAAGATTTAGAACTCTTTATCCTTCAAAATCTCTCAATGTAATTGTTAATACATTATCGATTTGTTTTATTTGCATAGCAATTTTTCTTAGAAAACTGTATGGTGCATTATGA
- the lipB gene encoding lipoyl(octanoyl) transferase LipB, with protein MVNRTAIIKQPDKISFFNDVYKLQKEYQDALILDNSNPAFIWIGEHQLCYTLGRGSNYDNLLFSLNDAKYDVFKIDRGGEVTCHMPGQLVTYLVLDLKNFNKDLNWYLRKIEEIIIKILGAFNIDCHSRKGFTGVWIGNKKIASIGIGCKRWITINGFSINIDCELENFNKIVPCGIENCLMANMIDYNKNLNIQEVKRIVKKTIEEEFNFDFISK; from the coding sequence ATGGTTAATAGAACAGCAATAATTAAACAACCTGATAAAATATCTTTTTTCAATGATGTTTATAAATTACAAAAAGAATATCAGGATGCATTGATTTTAGATAATTCTAACCCTGCTTTTATTTGGATAGGGGAGCATCAACTCTGTTATACATTGGGGAGAGGATCTAATTACGATAATTTACTATTTTCTCTGAATGATGCTAAATATGATGTTTTTAAGATTGATAGAGGTGGTGAGGTAACTTGTCATATGCCAGGGCAATTAGTAACGTATTTGGTCTTAGATTTGAAAAATTTTAATAAAGATTTAAATTGGTACTTAAGAAAAATTGAAGAAATTATTATTAAAATCCTCGGAGCTTTTAATATAGATTGTCACTCTAGAAAAGGGTTTACTGGTGTTTGGATAGGAAATAAGAAAATTGCATCAATTGGAATTGGGTGTAAAAGATGGATTACGATAAATGGATTTTCAATCAATATTGACTGCGAATTAGAAAACTTTAATAAGATTGTTCCTTGCGGAATAGAAAATTGTCTTATGGCAAATATGATTGATTACAACAAAAATTTAAATATTCAAGAAGTCAAGAGAATTGTTAAAAAAACCATCGAGGAAGAATTTAATTTTGATTTTATATCAAAATAG
- the der gene encoding ribosome biogenesis GTPase Der, whose translation MILPTIAIIGRPNVGKSTLVNRLCQSNDAIVFDKPGVTRDRTYQNASWGGKEFQIVDTGGLVFEDDSQFLPEIRTQVFLALEEASLALLVVDGNQGVTDGDLSIAKWLRNSSCKTIVAVNKCESTTLGISLASEFWKLGLGEPYPVSAIHGSGTGDLLDLVIGELPENNIQDEEEKIMMSIIGRPNVGKSSLLNSICGEKRAIVSDISGTTTDSIDTLIKKGDHQWKIIDTAGIRRKKNVKYGTEFFGINRAFKSIDRSDVCVLVIDAIDGVTDQDQKLAGRIEEQGRACIIVVNKWDLVEKNSSTIYQVEKELRSKLYFLHWSKMIFISALTGQRVDNIFEHALNAVNQHRRRVTTSVVNEVLKESISWKSPPTKRSGKQGRLYYGTQVKNKPPTFTLFVNDPKLFGITYRRYIEKQIRVNLGFEGTPLILLWRGKQQRALNKEVERENIELIQKD comes from the coding sequence GTGATTCTTCCTACAATAGCTATTATTGGAAGACCTAACGTTGGGAAATCTACCTTAGTTAATCGTCTTTGCCAAAGTAATGATGCAATAGTATTTGATAAACCCGGTGTTACTAGAGATAGAACTTATCAAAATGCTTCATGGGGAGGTAAAGAATTTCAAATTGTTGATACTGGAGGTTTAGTTTTTGAAGACGATAGTCAGTTTCTCCCAGAGATAAGAACACAAGTTTTCTTAGCTCTAGAAGAAGCTTCCCTTGCTTTACTCGTTGTGGATGGAAATCAAGGCGTTACGGATGGTGATTTATCAATAGCAAAATGGTTAAGAAACTCAAGCTGTAAAACAATTGTTGCTGTTAATAAATGCGAATCGACTACTCTTGGAATCTCTTTGGCTTCAGAGTTCTGGAAATTAGGATTGGGAGAACCTTACCCAGTGTCTGCTATTCATGGATCAGGTACTGGTGATCTTTTAGATCTCGTTATTGGGGAACTTCCTGAAAATAATATTCAGGATGAAGAAGAAAAGATAATGATGTCAATTATTGGCAGGCCAAATGTTGGTAAATCTAGTTTGTTAAATTCAATCTGTGGAGAAAAAAGAGCAATAGTTAGCGATATTAGTGGAACGACAACTGATTCAATAGATACTCTAATAAAAAAAGGTGATCATCAATGGAAAATTATTGATACTGCAGGGATTAGAAGAAAGAAAAATGTTAAATACGGTACCGAATTTTTTGGTATTAATAGGGCTTTTAAATCTATAGATAGAAGTGATGTTTGTGTTTTAGTGATAGATGCAATAGATGGAGTAACTGATCAAGACCAGAAGTTAGCAGGGCGAATAGAAGAACAAGGCAGAGCTTGCATAATCGTTGTTAATAAATGGGATCTTGTAGAAAAAAATAGTTCAACAATTTATCAAGTTGAAAAAGAACTTAGATCTAAACTTTATTTTTTACACTGGTCAAAAATGATTTTTATATCTGCTCTAACTGGACAAAGAGTTGATAATATTTTTGAGCATGCTCTTAATGCTGTAAATCAACATAGAAGAAGAGTTACAACATCAGTTGTTAATGAAGTACTTAAAGAATCAATTAGTTGGAAAAGTCCTCCAACGAAAAGAAGTGGCAAGCAAGGTAGGCTTTATTACGGTACCCAAGTAAAAAACAAACCTCCCACTTTTACACTTTTTGTAAATGACCCTAAATTATTCGGAATAACTTATAGAAGATATATTGAAAAACAAATTAGGGTAAATTTAGGCTTTGAGGGCACACCTCTCATTTTACTTTGGAGAGGCAAACAGCAAAGAGCATTAAATAAAGAAGTTGAAAGGGAAAATATTGAACTAATTCAAAAAGATTAA
- the hpf gene encoding ribosome hibernation-promoting factor, HPF/YfiA family — protein sequence MKILIHGKNLELTGALKEYTEAKIEKATHHYKDIVKEADIHLSIEKNPRVSFQTAEVTIFANGTVIRAEEKTENLYSSIDLVSNKLCRKLRKYKERNNKAIYNNQFKNKESLPIESMESGFLDKALLKEGTEVCLPAPSIKNKYFEMNPISSEEARKQLDLIDHDFYVFRNKKNNELQVIYKRNHGGYGLIQSK from the coding sequence ATGAAAATTTTAATCCATGGAAAGAATCTTGAGCTCACTGGAGCATTAAAAGAATATACTGAGGCAAAGATAGAAAAAGCAACTCATCACTATAAAGATATCGTTAAAGAAGCCGACATACACCTTTCAATAGAAAAAAACCCAAGAGTATCGTTCCAGACTGCAGAAGTTACTATTTTTGCAAATGGTACCGTAATTAGAGCTGAAGAAAAAACTGAAAATCTATACTCAAGCATTGATTTAGTCTCAAATAAACTTTGTAGAAAATTACGTAAATACAAAGAACGAAACAATAAAGCTATTTATAATAATCAATTTAAAAATAAAGAGTCTTTACCAATTGAAAGTATGGAATCAGGATTTTTAGATAAAGCTTTACTTAAGGAAGGAACGGAAGTATGTCTGCCTGCGCCTTCTATAAAAAATAAATACTTTGAAATGAATCCAATTTCATCAGAAGAAGCAAGAAAACAATTAGATCTAATTGATCATGATTTTTATGTTTTTCGAAATAAAAAAAATAATGAACTTCAAGTTATATACAAGAGGAATCATGGAGGTTATGGATTGATTCAATCCAAATAA
- a CDS encoding DUF1823 family protein produces the protein MYKKEKLVENQFTWPICKDLLFLVLEDKVSDVFVCELVWERLFYTKEISINNWTFSVLTPSYWSEKFEKAPQIISERPASVHLTRSIPKEYKQGLKNFLNFKGYKINELYPRRTRRATAVNWLIYWAIENDCFSNDNRVIPSPSKPPVNPVKGHFGDPEIK, from the coding sequence ATGTATAAAAAAGAAAAATTAGTTGAAAATCAATTTACATGGCCAATATGTAAGGATCTATTATTTCTTGTTCTTGAAGATAAGGTTAGTGACGTATTTGTTTGTGAATTAGTTTGGGAAAGACTTTTTTATACTAAAGAAATATCTATAAATAATTGGACCTTTAGTGTGTTAACTCCTTCTTATTGGTCAGAAAAATTTGAAAAAGCTCCTCAAATTATTTCAGAGCGTCCAGCCTCAGTACATTTGACTCGATCAATTCCAAAAGAATATAAACAGGGATTGAAAAATTTTCTTAATTTTAAAGGTTATAAGATTAATGAACTTTATCCAAGAAGAACTAGGAGAGCGACCGCAGTAAATTGGTTGATTTATTGGGCTATTGAAAATGACTGTTTTTCAAATGATAATCGAGTAATCCCCAGTCCTAGTAAACCACCTGTTAATCCAGTTAAAGGCCATTTTGGCGATCCAGAAATTAAATAA
- a CDS encoding 2-deoxyribose-5-phosphate aldolase has protein sequence MPNIEYELNEKIHAIIINPYITWEDFCANCDLIKKYNIKNISTSLNYLDYFKNRLNNYSANLNALISYPLADLPVTFIEELVNFAKDKGANGIEYIPNFFNLSKRNLEAFAAEIEQVKLSGLPVSLIMSKSKLQEEVLYNAIEISLELGIKNFQFGDGFGPPITLNDVAEILNITGSQNHIKVVGGIKKLTQVIDLFDNGISCVGTSKFCEIFQEVKVI, from the coding sequence ATGCCCAATATTGAATATGAATTAAACGAAAAAATTCATGCCATTATTATTAACCCTTATATAACTTGGGAAGATTTCTGCGCGAATTGCGATTTAATAAAAAAATATAATATCAAGAATATTTCTACTTCACTTAATTATTTAGATTATTTTAAAAACCGTTTGAACAACTATAGTGCAAACTTAAACGCACTCATTTCTTACCCTTTAGCAGATTTACCAGTTACATTTATTGAAGAATTAGTTAATTTTGCTAAAGATAAAGGTGCAAACGGAATTGAATATATCCCAAACTTTTTCAATTTATCCAAAAGGAACTTAGAAGCTTTCGCTGCTGAAATTGAGCAAGTGAAGTTATCTGGATTGCCAGTTTCACTAATTATGAGTAAATCAAAACTCCAAGAAGAAGTTTTGTACAATGCGATAGAAATATCTTTGGAATTAGGAATAAAAAATTTTCAATTCGGAGACGGGTTTGGTCCTCCTATTACATTAAATGATGTAGCGGAAATATTAAACATTACGGGCTCCCAAAATCATATCAAAGTTGTAGGTGGTATAAAAAAACTGACACAAGTTATTGATTTGTTTGATAATGGAATTAGTTGCGTTGGAACTTCTAAGTTTTGTGAGATTTTTCAAGAAGTAAAGGTTATTTAA
- a CDS encoding PII-interacting protein PipX family protein, with product MSSERYLNHPTFGMLYQVSSGNDGRDIYATLYAQKMFFLVEVRQREVFFEVIPYLDARNKAELNLQKARRNGSEELSKWENLFSQTFL from the coding sequence TTGAGCTCTGAGCGTTATTTAAACCATCCAACATTTGGCATGTTGTACCAAGTCTCTTCTGGAAATGATGGAAGAGATATTTATGCGACTTTATACGCTCAAAAAATGTTTTTTTTGGTAGAAGTTAGACAGAGAGAAGTATTTTTCGAAGTTATACCTTATTTAGATGCTCGAAATAAGGCTGAATTAAACCTTCAGAAAGCAAGAAGAAATGGATCTGAAGAGCTATCTAAATGGGAGAATTTATTTTCACAAACTTTCTTGTAA
- a CDS encoding YggS family pyridoxal phosphate-dependent enzyme — protein MDPANYLKIKSKIPSNVNILAVSKGFKSQEIKTIQNIGQNDFGESKFQEAFEKQLILKDLKPINWHFIGRIQSNKIRKIVQNFKYIHSVDSFEKLEKISSISYEEKKNPIIMLQVKLSDDPKKGGFNPEFLKLKWREIKELKNITLTGLMTINPKGLSSNENLELFKKCRAYANSLQLPDCSMGMSGDWEEAIEAGSTWLRLGSLIFGCRS, from the coding sequence GTGGATCCTGCAAATTATTTAAAAATAAAAAGTAAAATACCATCAAATGTAAATATTCTTGCTGTAAGTAAAGGATTTAAAAGTCAAGAAATCAAGACTATTCAAAATATTGGTCAGAATGATTTTGGTGAGAGTAAGTTTCAAGAGGCGTTTGAAAAACAATTAATCCTAAAAGATCTTAAACCAATTAATTGGCATTTTATTGGACGAATACAAAGTAATAAAATAAGAAAAATAGTACAAAACTTTAAATACATTCATTCTGTAGATTCTTTTGAAAAGTTGGAAAAGATTTCTAGTATTTCATATGAAGAGAAGAAAAATCCTATAATAATGTTGCAGGTTAAGCTGAGTGATGACCCAAAAAAAGGAGGTTTTAATCCTGAATTTTTAAAATTGAAATGGAGAGAAATCAAAGAGTTGAAAAATATCACATTAACTGGTTTGATGACTATCAATCCTAAAGGACTTAGCTCTAACGAAAATTTAGAATTGTTTAAAAAATGCCGTGCCTACGCTAATTCACTTCAACTGCCAGATTGTTCCATGGGGATGTCAGGGGATTGGGAGGAAGCTATAGAAGCTGGATCTACTTGGTTAAGATTAGGATCATTGATTTTTGGTTGTAGATCTTAA
- a CDS encoding cell division protein SepF, with protein MSLISRLKAVVAGDEYLDDDFDELDYASEDELNNINDFKQDQRNSNILANSNPFEFMNNNRSSKVVGMPGISNSSSEVSLMEPRSFDEMPQAIQALRERKTVILNLTMMDPDQAQRAVDFIAGGTYAIDGHQERVGESIFLFAPSCVNVTSSSSEEASPSSVPTENTPQYSFGKNTTPEPAWGKSKLSAYS; from the coding sequence GTGTCACTTATTTCTAGATTAAAAGCAGTTGTTGCAGGGGATGAGTATCTCGATGATGATTTTGATGAGTTGGACTATGCATCAGAGGATGAATTAAATAATATTAATGATTTTAAACAAGATCAAAGAAATTCAAATATCCTTGCAAATTCAAATCCATTCGAGTTTATGAATAACAACCGATCATCAAAAGTAGTTGGAATGCCTGGAATATCGAATTCCTCCTCAGAAGTAAGCTTAATGGAACCAAGAAGTTTTGATGAAATGCCTCAAGCTATCCAAGCATTAAGAGAGAGAAAAACTGTAATTCTTAATTTAACTATGATGGATCCTGATCAAGCTCAAAGAGCAGTCGATTTTATTGCTGGAGGCACTTATGCAATTGATGGACATCAAGAAAGAGTCGGTGAAAGTATTTTTCTTTTTGCGCCAAGTTGTGTAAATGTAACTAGTTCTTCTTCAGAAGAAGCTTCTCCTTCTTCTGTTCCTACAGAAAATACACCACAATATAGTTTTGGGAAAAACACTACTCCTGAACCAGCATGGGGCAAGTCTAAATTAAGTGCTTATTCATGA